A region of Toxorhynchites rutilus septentrionalis strain SRP chromosome 1, ASM2978413v1, whole genome shotgun sequence DNA encodes the following proteins:
- the LOC129778564 gene encoding NPC intracellular cholesterol transporter 2 homolog a: MKSMVVVVLALSCLYMYADATDVKACPSTRSLVPNDQNNVEISNCTKGPCKLKRKTKVSINQKFTPAEDIKTLTTTVYAQVLSLPLPFVGVDGTNACDHIFAEDGETKLGCPLKAGVPVVYKREFPVLEIYPKMSLVVHWELQGRGSQSITCFEVPAKIV; this comes from the exons ATGAAGTCAATGGTTGTTGTAGTGCTGGCACTGAGCTGCCTCTATATGTACGCTGATGCTACCGATGTTAAGGCTTGCCCTT CCACCAGAAGTTTGGTCCCGAACGATCAAAACAACGTCGAGATTAGCAACTGCACCAAGGGACCTTGCAAGCTGAAGCGCAAAACGAAGGTTTCCATCAACCAGAAATTTACTCCCG CCGAGGACATCAAAACCCTCACGACGACCGTGTACGCCCAGGTGCTCTCGCTTCCACTACCCTTCGTCGGTGTCGACGGAACGAACGCGTGCGACCACATCTTCGCCGAGGATGGCGAAACTAAGTTGGGCTGTCCGTTGAAAGCCGGTGTACCCGTGGTGTACAAGCGGGAGTTCCCCGTGCTGGAAATCTATCCCAAAATGAGTCTGGTCGTGCACTGGGAGCTGCAGGGCCGAGGGTCTCAGTCGATTACCTGCTTCGAGGTGCCAGCCAAGATCGTTTAG